The genomic DNA CAATATTTTTTGCTGAAAAATAATTTAATGTAAACGAAATTATAAACAAGCATATCGGAATGATAATATTAAATATTAAATTTAATACACTAAATGTTCGATATTCAAATAGTTCTAATATGCTTGAAAAAACGAAACTCAAAAGCATTGTTGATAAAACAATATACACTAAATAACATAAAAATGTAATTAAATCGGATTCATACCATTCTGTGGAACTTTTTAAAATTGGAGAAAATATAATATTTAAAAATATATCTAAAAATATTAAAAATATAAAGCCTAAATATATCATTAAATGTGGTCAGAATATACGAATATGTCTTTTTCTAGCATTATAAATTAAATTTGATAAATACAAACTTGATGCAACTAAAAATACACAAAAAGCAAATGAAGCATAAAAGTATCTGCTTAAAACAATATCTTGACTATATAAACCAGCTCCAATTGAAATGAACAAGATCAACGAAATAAAAAATGCTGGGTATAAAAAATAAGAAAATCTTAAAATATATAAGCTTGTTATTTTTCATTTGTTTACTTCATATTCATCTGAATGAATATCTTTATTAAATAGAGTCATATAAAACTTAATAACAATTCAGCTATTTTTGTTGTAGTATTCGTTTACTCTTTTTAATTCAAATAAGTTTTCACTTTTTTTATACCCAAGTCTATCCTTCTCTTTTTGAAATATTTCTTTTATACTTTCAATTGCTAAATTACATGATTGAACTAAATCTCCATAATCATGTTCTGACAACATACGACTTGCTAATTCATCTATTAAGAGATTTAAATAAATAGGTCTATATTTAATATTGCTATAATATTTAACATATCATTTAATTTTGTTCATATTTTTTTCAATTAAGCTGTTTTTTAAAGAATCTAAATAGTCTAAAGTGCTTTCAAATTCAAATAATATATTATTTCTTAGATTTTTTTTGTATTCAGATAAGTTTTTTAAATTATAAAATAATATAGTTTTAATAGCTCCATAAACAATTGTAAAAATAGATCCTAAAATAATTAATTTAAATGGGGAAAAAATTTCATATAATGTACTATCAGTATCTTTGCTATTATCCAGTCATGAACTATATATATAATATAAAAATGTCATTATGGTTATAAAAACTATTTCAAATATTATTTTTTTCATATACTAACCCCTAATTAATCCTTTAAAATTAATTATAACTTAAAATCATTTACACAATTAAAGAACTAAAAAAAATCATAATCAATGATTTGCTTATGGTTTTTTAATTATAATTCATCTTTTTAATATCTGATATTTCTAATTCTTGATCACTTGAAAATTCAATTCTATTAAAATCTTTGATAAAAAATCTTGAACTAAATACTGTTTTATAATCATCTGCAAATAATTCTATTGATGATGAATCAATAAACATTTCTACAACTTGATTTTTATCTTTAATTTTTCTTATTGCATATCTTTTGCTTTCATAATCTCAATCAACTTTTTGACCTTGTTTTGATCTATCCATCGAAATTTCATTATCGTCAAATACAACTTCTAAAAATTCATTGTTATCATTTAAAATTTTAAAACTTGTATTTCCCTTTAAGTTGAATTGAATATGTTTAGCTTTATTAATTTCTACTACATTTGTTTTTTTAACTACTTTATTTTCTAAAACATTTTTTTTAAAATCACCAAAAGGTTTTTGTATTAAAACATCACCTTCCAAAGTTAACTCTCTTGGAATTGTTAGCATTGAGTGTCATGAATATTCATCAGTTGGATATTGTACATCACAACACCCAAATCATCCAAACCAAACTAATGTATCTTCTTTTCAATATGTTTGAGGCGCATAAAAGTCATATCCATAGTCAACTTGTAATAATGGAAATTTCTCATTTAATTTATTGCTTTCAAAATTTAAATTTTCAATTACTGAATAAACAACATTTCTTGAACAATTTAGTTCGTACTTATTGTCATCATTAAAATATCCTTCTGCAGATATAAAGAAAAGATATCTATCTTTAATTTTATCTAAATTTGGACACTCTCACATATAACCATATGTTTGATCTTTAATTGATGGTTTTAAAACTGTTTTAAATTCAAATTTATCATAATCTTTCATTTCATAAACTGCTAATCCACCTTTAACCTCATCTTTGGTTTGCACTCCAAAAATCATATATTTTTTATTATTCAATTCAAATATTTTTGGATCTCTAGCATGAGGAGTAAATTTATCTTTATCTCATGATACAGCTACTCTTTTATTAACTACTTTGTTGTTTTCAAAGTCTGCTACAATTTGAACTTCTTCATTCATATTGCCTTTTCCATCTTCCATATTCCCAGTATAATAAATTTTTACAGTATTTCCAAAATCATAAGCACTTCCTGAAAAAGCACCATATGCTTCTTTTTCAAAATCAGGAACTACAGAAACTCCCATGTCTTTATAATTTACAAAGTCTTTTGTAGTAACATAACGTCAGTGTTTAAAACCATGATAAGGTTGAACTGGTGTTCATTGATAATGGATATGATGAACTCCATCTTTAAATAATAAACCATTTGGATCATTTACTAATCCATTAGGTGATGCAATATGATACAATGGTCGATAATATTTATCTTTTTCAACAAGTTTATTTGCTTGATCATAATATTTTTGATCAATTTCATTAAACTTTTTTCATTTTAATTCCGCTATTTTTTTCATTAACTTCCCCCTTAATATTAATTTTAAAATTTATATGTTTTACTTAAAATTAGTTTTCAGTAACATAACAACATTTAACTATATTCTAATAAAATTTTTCAAAAATATCTTTTTTTTTATAAAAAAATTCTATTCGAATATATTTAATCATATTAAAATTAAATTTCAGATTTTTTATTTAAAAAAAAAAAAAAAATAAGCTTATTTGCTTATTCAAAATTGAAATACTCCTTGATCAATTTTTTTATAATCTCCTTCAAGAGCATACATAACTCCTGTTAAAAAGTCGATTAATCTTTTTTTATCATCCTTAGAAATTTCTGTTAAATTAACAGTTACTCTTTTAAACTTCATTAAGCTGTCAACAATTTGTTTAGTATCTTTATAACTTTGAGGTTTAAAATGTGTTGCGTGCATTTCATCAAATTCTGTATTATCATTTGATATTTCTTCAGAAACCATTTGGCTTTCATAATATTGTTGTTGAGAATGTCTTTGTTGCTGCAAGTTTTGCTCATATTGAGGATTATTGATTTGTTGAGGATTATTGATTTGTTGAGGATTATTGATTTGTTGAGGATTATATTGTTGTTGATTTCCCATTCCTTGTTGATTTATATTTTGCGGATTTTTATTTTCACCTTTATTGTTTTCAACAACTACTTCTTGAAACTTCTTTTTGAAAATTGCCATAAACTATCATTTCTTTCTTAGGAATGGTGGAAAATCTCCGTCCTCATCATCAACTGTGTCTTCAATTTTTTGTGCAACTTGAGGTCTTTGTTGAGAAACATTTCCTTCTTTTCAATTTTCCATTCTTTGAGCTACATTTTTCATCTCATTTTCAGAAATTTTACTTTGTTGTTGCACATAACTAGGTCTTTTATTATTTTCATCATTTAAAAAACTGGTTCTTTTTTCTTGAGCTGATTCAATGTAATCATCATTACTAATGTTTCTTTGATTTGATACATTCATATTTTGTTCTTGAACATGATTTTGGATATTTTGTGGTTTTACAACTTCAACATGTTGTTCTGAACTTATTTCTTTATTATGATCGTTATCAAAACCAGTTGCAATAACAGTAACAATTAATTCATCACCTAAATTTTCACTAATAGCAATACCAAAAATTAAGTTAATATCTTGTCCACTTGCTTGTTTAATAATATCAGCTGCATCCTCTGCATCATTTAAAGTTGTAGAAGGACCACCAGTTACGTTAACAATAGCATCTTTTGCTCCTCTAATTGAAGTTTCTAATAAAGCGCTAGTAATAGCTTTATTAGCAGCTTCTATTGCTTTATCAGGTCCTGAACCAATACCAATTCCAAATAAAGCATTTCCTTTACCTTTCATAATTGTTCTAACATCAGCAAAGTCTAAGTTAATAGTTGCAGGAACTGCAATTAAATCAGTGATTGTTTGAACTCCTTGTTTTAAAATATTATCCGCTTCTCTAAATGAATCTTTAACTGGAATTCCTCCAATTATTTCAAGCAAACGATCATTTGAAATAACAATAATTGAATCAACAAATTTTTTTAACTCATCAATACCTTTTATTGCATAACTATTTCTTAATCTACCTTCAAATCCAAATGGTTTTGTTACAATAGCAATAACTAATGCTCCAGTTTCCATAGCAATTCTTGCAATTTCGGGTGCAGCACCAGTTCCAGTTCCTCCACCCATTCCAGAAGCAACAAATATAAGATCTGCATCTTTTAGTATTTCTCTTATTTCTGATTCTGATTCAAGTGCAGCTTGTTTTCCGACTTCTGGATTTGCTCCTGCACCTAAACCTTTTGAGATATTTGCTCCTAATACAACTTTTTTTTCTGCACTACTTGCAGCTAAAACTTGAGCATCAGTATTTGCAACAATAAATTCAACACCTTCAACTTTATCTTCAATCATCCTGTTAACAGCATTACATCCACCACCACCAACACCAATTACCTTGATATTCGCAGCTTGTTTTACGAAATTATTTGACATTCTCCATCCTCCTTATAAAACTATCTATTTGTTTGCTTTTTAATAATACCATTTTGATTTGCAAAATTATTTACATTTTGATAATTTTGTTGATTATTAATATTATTAATATCGTATATTGATTGATTTTGTAAATTAGTAAAATTTTGTCTATGCATCATTTGTGGTTGAGACATTTGATTTTGGACAATATTTGGTACATTATTAATACCAGTATAAAGATTAGACATTGGGTTTTGCATTAATCCTTGTTGATTATTTTGCATCAATTGTTGGTGTTTTTCAACTTTTGAATATTCAATTGTACTTGTTTTAAATATTTGTGCATTTTTATTTACATCATGACAGCTTTTAATAGCCCCACAAAGAGAAGAAGTTCAAATTTCATTTGCTCCTGTTACAAGTGAATAATAAATAAATACTTTATTTTTGAAATTACTTCTTGATATCATTTTATCAAATCCAGAAATTTCAGTTACTTTACCATTAAAAAATACTTTAAAATCTCTTACTTTTGTTATAAACTCGTTTTGAATCTCTAGATCTATTAAATCAATTATATAATTCATCTCTTCTAAAAATAGATCTTTTAATTGTTTTATGCTTATTTCTAAAGTTCTTTTTTCACTTGATATATACTTTCGATAAATAATTAAATCATCATTTTTAGTTGATTTAAAGTTCAACATTTTAAAAATATATGTTTCAACTACTTTATTTTTAGCATAAATTTTTTTAGCTATATTGCTAAAAATTTTATCTATTCCAATTGGTTTTGAGATTTTTTTAACTAATGTTTCTTTTGCAAAAAATCCTATTTCTAATGTTTTAATATTTCAATCTACTAACGCAGAAGGTTCTTTAAAGTTTTTTTCTTCAATACATTGTTTTGCAAGAGCATATGTTTGAATATATTTTGCTAATATATTTTTTTCACATTTTTGAACAACTTCCATATGTGAATCAACAACTTTTTTATCTAATGTATAAGCTTTTGCATACATAGCGACACTATTTGCAATCATCCCAACATTAATTGAATTTCTTCTGTCTTTATTATTTAAAACATATTCATAAGGTCTAACGTTAATTACAACTGTGTTTTCATTTTCATTAATTACAACTGCATCTTTATATAGTTTTTTAATATGTTCATGAGTGATTATTTTTTTATCATTATCAATAATTATGTGAAGATTTGTTTGAGCAATTTTTAAAGTTTTAATCGGATATACTATGCCAACATTGATAATTTTTTCATTGTAGGTATTTTCATATTTTCTTATCAGCTTTGATAAATGCTGTTTTGCACTATTTATGTCTAAAACTTCATCATTTTCATTTAATCAGTTTCCTTTGACTCTTTCTTTGAAAATAACTTTTAAACCAAGATTGTTTCGATATTTACCTACGATAAATCTAATGTCTTTTTTTGTTATTTCAACAACTGCATATATTTCGTTTTCCATATTATCACACCTTCTTTATTGCTCACAATTTTGCACTATGTGCTCTTCTATTAATTTTTAATTCATCATCACTTGGTAAAATTGGTTTTTTAGTTAATAATTTAAACTCTTTTTCTTTGATTAATCCCTCAACTGGTAACTTTGATAAAAATTTATCTTTTATATCGGTAGTTTTAGTCTTAAAAATATCTTTAATTATTTTTTCTTCTAAAGAATGAAAACTAATTATTACTAATACTCCATCTTTTTTTAAAAGTTCTAAAGCTTGAATTAAAGATTTTTTTAAAACTTCTAGCTCATCATTGACACAAATCCTTAAAGCTTGAAACACTTTTTTTGCTGGGTGTTTTTTTTGTTTTAATATTTTTTGAGGTAATGCTGATTTAATAATTTCAACCAACTCAAATGTTGTATTAATTGGTTTTTCAACTCTTGTTTCAATAATTTTTTTTGCAATTTGATAACTTAGCTGTTCTTCACCATATAATTTAAAAATATGATTCAACCCTTTTAAATCATATTTGTTTACAATATCTTTTGCGGTTAATTTGTTGTTTTTTAAATCCATCCTCATATCAAGATCGCTATCAAAACGATAACTAAATCCACGAGATCCAACATCAAATTGCGGCGATGATACTCCTAAGTCATATAAAATACCATCAACTAAATTAATGTTTTTTAATGCTAGTAAAGCCTTTAAATATACAAAATTACCTTCCAAAATAGTAAAATTATTTGAAACTGCCCTAAGTTTCATTTCACTATTTTGGATGGCTTCTAAATCCTGATCAACTGCATACAAATGACCAGCTTTCAATCTTTTTAAAATCTCAACACTATGTCCAGCACGGCCCAACGTGCAATCAACATAAACTCCATTTGGTTTAATATCTAACAAATCTATTGATTCATTTAATAAAACCGATATGTGTTCTTGCGTCATTAATTTTCTCCGCCCAATTTTTCAGCAGCTGCATAAATTTCATTTTCATTCAAATCTTCTAAAGATTTTTCATATGCAACCTTGTCTCAAATTTCTAGTCTATCTCCTAGCCCTAGGATATAGACATGTTTTGAAACCCCTATTTTTTCTAATAAATTTGTGGGAATTTTTATTCTGCCAGAAGAATCAACTAATAACTCATCTGAATTAGATAAAATTAAACGTTCAATTGTTCTAGTAGAAGCGTTAAAACTACTTTTATGCCCTAACTCTTGAAGTAGTTTATTAAAATTATCTGGGGTTCTTATTTCCAAAAAGTTCCCTATCCCTTTTGAAACAAAGATAACATCACCCAGTTTATTTCTTAATTTAGATGGAATAGTTATTCTACTTTTATCATCTAAACTATGTTCAAAGGTGCCAAGTAACATATTTTTGCCCCACTTTCTCCCACACAAATACAATTATATACACTTTTAAGATTATTTCAACATTTTTTTTAATTTCTCTCCCACAAAATAAAAAAATCATTAATGCATGATTTTCTTTTGTAAATTTGAAACACATTTTATATACATTTTTTGCTCCAGTTTTTGAATATCAATTGATTCAATATCTCTTTTCAACAAGCTTTTTAATTGATTTTTAAAATTTGTATAATGATAATAAATTGAGTTTGTTACATTAAGACTTAAAACAGGATCTAGCTTGTCTAAGATATCTCCTAATTTATAAATCTCATTATTGATAAGGTTTAAATCTACTTTGTTTTCAAATAAAGCTAAACAAATTGATGAATTTAAAATTTCTGTTTCGATATTTTCTTTTGAAATCATATTTACCTCCAATAAATATATCGATATTTTTAAAAAAAAATTTATCTTATATAAAAAAAAAAAAAAAATAGTTTTCCAAACTGTATTTATTTGGTCAACTATATTTTATTAATTGTGAGATTAATCTTTTTTTACAACTTCTTTATTTTTGTAATATCCACATTCACGACAAACTCTATGTGGTTTAATTGTTGCTCCACAATTTTGGCATGTCATAAGTGATGTACTTACCAATGCTAAATGACTTCTTCTCTTATTTTTTGCAGCCTTGCTGGTCTTTCTAAATGGTACAGCCATATTTACACCTCCTATAATTAAAACTTAAACTCTTTTAGTTTATCCCATCTTGGGTCTTGTTTTTTTTCTTGCTCTTGTTGGTATTCTTCTTCTGACATAAATGTAAAATCTTTACCGACAAATGAGATTTTACCATAATTATTTGTAAAATTAATAGGAATATTTAAAACAATTTGTTCAATTGCATATTCTAAAATGTCAAATTCAGCTCCTAAAACGACATTTACTTGATCATTGTTAATTTCTTCAAAAAAATACTCATCATTTCAATCATACTCTTCATTTTTTATATTAATTAATTTACCGTCTCTTGCATCTATTAAATCTATATCTGTGATTATTTTTGCTTCAACTTTTAAACATTTAATAGTTTCTTGGTATTTTAATGCTCCTAAAACTTTAATTTTATTGATTTTTTTTAATAATGCATGATTGAAGTTGTTAATACTATCACAATTAAAAACTTCATCAATTTTTATCGTTTTTTTAAGCTCAATATCTTTTTTAAGCATATTATTTTACCTCTATTTTTAATTTTTTTATTTTATCAAGTATTTTTTGTCATTCACTAGACACTTCTTTATCGGTTAACTGTTTTTCATTTGAATTAAACTCAAATCCAACACTTATAGCTGATTTTTGCTCATTTGCAAGTGTTTCATCTTGATAAATATCTAATAAACTAAAATGTGTAAGATAATTTATATCTTTTGTAATATTTTTAATTACTTCATTGTAATTATCACTTACAGATAATAACATTGTTACATCTCTTGATGTTTTTTGAAATTTTGAAGCTTCTTTGATAATATTTTTTCTTTCAAATAATTTTTCAATCTCACTTAAGCTAAGTTCTATTACAAAAGTATTAGCAAGTTTATTTGCTTGTTCATATCTTGGACTAAGTTTGAAAATAAATCCTATTAATATATCTTTATATTTAACTTGTGCATTAATAAATGGATGAATTTCATCAATTGGTTTTGACATATTTTGAATGTTTAAATCATTTAAATCAATTTGATAAATTGATAAAACTTCATCCAAAATCCCTTTTAAGTATGGATAAGAAGAAGAAATGTTTAAATTATAAGCTTTTTGATAAAAAACTTCACCGCTTGTAAGAACTGAAAGTCTTTTATCTCTAATTCCTTTTAAATTATAAACATCTGCGATTTCATATAGTTTCAAGTTTTTATTACCTCTTGAACTATTTAAATTTGCAATTTCAATCGCACTTTGAGCTATACTTAATCTATAACTTTCTCTTAGATTACTTAAAGGAGACATTAAATCTATTGGATCTTTTAAGTTAAATAAATCTCATCTTTCAACAACTTTTTTATTCATCAATGAATAAGTTTTAATATTATTAAACCCATTATCTATCAAGTAATTTTCAAGTTGTTTTAATAATTTATTTTCAAGTTGTTTTTCTTTTAAAGTTGCTTCTATAATTTGAGGTTTTGATTCAATTTTGTTATATCCATATAATCTAGCAATTTCTTCAATAATATGTGCTTTATGACTAATATCTGTTCTAAATGGATCAACTTCGAATTTTAAAACTTCTTTTTTTGATTCACTGATCTTAAATTCTAAATTTTCAAATAATTTTTTAACTTGATCTACTTTTAATTTAGTTCCTAAAAATTCATTAATATAATCAAGACTCACTTCAACTTTTTTTAATGAATCAACTGGTTCAACTTGAACTTCAACTTCAGTATTTGCAGAGTAAAGATTATATTGATCAAATCAATAATGTAATCTTTTACTTGCTAATGAATATAATCTTGAACTTATTGGTTTAATTCATCTTTGTAATAAAGCTGAATTTGAATTTGCAAACTTCTGATGTTTTCTCATTAAAATTGGGTTTAATGATAAATAAACAGCAATAACTTGTTTACTTTTTGCACTTGGCAAGAAATATTTATTAAAATCAACACCAAGAGTACTTACAACTTCATCAGCGCACATTAATTGATAATTAATTGGTTTTTTGTCTGTTGGATTATTTTGAATATGTAATTGTGTTTTTAATTTTTCAGGATCTAAAAATAAAATTGGTTGACCAGTTTCAATAGCAATTACATTAGCTAAATCTAGTCAGAAGTTTTCTTGAGATTTAAATCCACAAAACTTTAATCATATATCTTGAAATGAGTAAATATTTGGTTCAGTTTCATTTTCATGAATACTGTGAACTTCTTTTAAATCAAATAACTCCATTGCACAACTTCTAACAAGTTCTTTGCTTTCTTCAGTCTCTTTTAATGAAACTGAAACATGATAAATTGAAGGAATTTGTTTTAAATTTTTTGTATAGTCTTTGACATCCTTATCAAAATAATTTGCTAATTCTTTTACAATTTGCATTGCACCAAGTGCATCACTTCTATTTAAAGTTAAATCAACATCTCAAACGACATCATTAAATCCAATTATATTTAAAACTTCATTGCTTCCAATTAGTGAATAAGGATCAGTTTTTGTAAAAATTGGATAAATCCCTTCCAATTCAA from Spiroplasma tabanidicola includes the following:
- a CDS encoding glycoside hydrolase family 32 protein is translated as MKKIAELKWKKFNEIDQKYYDQANKLVEKDKYYRPLYHIASPNGLVNDPNGLLFKDGVHHIHYQWTPVQPYHGFKHWRYVTTKDFVNYKDMGVSVVPDFEKEAYGAFSGSAYDFGNTVKIYYTGNMEDGKGNMNEEVQIVADFENNKVVNKRVAVSWDKDKFTPHARDPKIFELNNKKYMIFGVQTKDEVKGGLAVYEMKDYDKFEFKTVLKPSIKDQTYGYMWECPNLDKIKDRYLFFISAEGYFNDDNKYELNCSRNVVYSVIENLNFESNKLNEKFPLLQVDYGYDFYAPQTYWKEDTLVWFGWFGCCDVQYPTDEYSWHSMLTIPRELTLEGDVLIQKPFGDFKKNVLENKVVKKTNVVEINKAKHIQFNLKGNTSFKILNDNNEFLEVVFDDNEISMDRSKQGQKVDWDYESKRYAIRKIKDKNQVVEMFIDSSSIELFADDYKTVFSSRFFIKDFNRIEFSSDQELEISDIKKMNYN
- the sepF gene encoding cell division protein SepF, with translation MAIFKKKFQEVVVENNKGENKNPQNINQQGMGNQQQYNPQQINNPQQINNPQQINNPQYEQNLQQQRHSQQQYYESQMVSEEISNDNTEFDEMHATHFKPQSYKDTKQIVDSLMKFKRVTVNLTEISKDDKKRLIDFLTGVMYALEGDYKKIDQGVFQFWISK
- the ftsZ gene encoding cell division protein FtsZ — its product is MSNNFVKQAANIKVIGVGGGGCNAVNRMIEDKVEGVEFIVANTDAQVLAASSAEKKVVLGANISKGLGAGANPEVGKQAALESESEIREILKDADLIFVASGMGGGTGTGAAPEIARIAMETGALVIAIVTKPFGFEGRLRNSYAIKGIDELKKFVDSIIVISNDRLLEIIGGIPVKDSFREADNILKQGVQTITDLIAVPATINLDFADVRTIMKGKGNALFGIGIGSGPDKAIEAANKAITSALLETSIRGAKDAIVNVTGGPSTTLNDAEDAADIIKQASGQDINLIFGIAISENLGDELIVTVIATGFDNDHNKEISSEQHVEVVKPQNIQNHVQEQNMNVSNQRNISNDDYIESAQEKRTSFLNDENNKRPSYVQQQSKISENEMKNVAQRMENWKEGNVSQQRPQVAQKIEDTVDDEDGDFPPFLRKKW
- the rsmH gene encoding 16S rRNA (cytosine(1402)-N(4))-methyltransferase RsmH, which translates into the protein MTQEHISVLLNESIDLLDIKPNGVYVDCTLGRAGHSVEILKRLKAGHLYAVDQDLEAIQNSEMKLRAVSNNFTILEGNFVYLKALLALKNINLVDGILYDLGVSSPQFDVGSRGFSYRFDSDLDMRMDLKNNKLTAKDIVNKYDLKGLNHIFKLYGEEQLSYQIAKKIIETRVEKPINTTFELVEIIKSALPQKILKQKKHPAKKVFQALRICVNDELEVLKKSLIQALELLKKDGVLVIISFHSLEEKIIKDIFKTKTTDIKDKFLSKLPVEGLIKEKEFKLLTKKPILPSDDELKINRRAHSAKLWAIKKVW
- the mraZ gene encoding division/cell wall cluster transcriptional repressor MraZ, which produces MLLGTFEHSLDDKSRITIPSKLRNKLGDVIFVSKGIGNFLEIRTPDNFNKLLQELGHKSSFNASTRTIERLILSNSDELLVDSSGRIKIPTNLLEKIGVSKHVYILGLGDRLEIWDKVAYEKSLEDLNENEIYAAAEKLGGEN
- the rpmF gene encoding 50S ribosomal protein L32 translates to MAVPFRKTSKAAKNKRRSHLALVSTSLMTCQNCGATIKPHRVCRECGYYKNKEVVKKD
- a CDS encoding YceD family protein, which produces MLKKDIELKKTIKIDEVFNCDSINNFNHALLKKINKIKVLGALKYQETIKCLKVEAKIITDIDLIDARDGKLINIKNEEYDWNDEYFFEEINNDQVNVVLGAEFDILEYAIEQIVLNIPINFTNNYGKISFVGKDFTFMSEEEYQQEQEKKQDPRWDKLKEFKF
- the pheT gene encoding phenylalanine--tRNA ligase subunit beta, whose amino-acid sequence is MVITRNWLKNFIDIKGIRSDEITVALNSLGFEVDAKRVYRDLNDQLTLGHVGSVAPIEGTKLNFCFVDKGEDLVSPIVCGANNVKEGQYVIVASPGKTISTGLTLETKEIQGKISEGMICSLTEIGVDQNVQTEVELEGIYPIFTKTDPYSLIGSNEVLNIIGFNDVVWDVDLTLNRSDALGAMQIVKELANYFDKDVKDYTKNLKQIPSIYHVSVSLKETEESKELVRSCAMELFDLKEVHSIHENETEPNIYSFQDIWLKFCGFKSQENFWLDLANVIAIETGQPILFLDPEKLKTQLHIQNNPTDKKPINYQLMCADEVVSTLGVDFNKYFLPSAKSKQVIAVYLSLNPILMRKHQKFANSNSALLQRWIKPISSRLYSLASKRLHYWFDQYNLYSANTEVEVQVEPVDSLKKVEVSLDYINEFLGTKLKVDQVKKLFENLEFKISESKKEVLKFEVDPFRTDISHKAHIIEEIARLYGYNKIESKPQIIEATLKEKQLENKLLKQLENYLIDNGFNNIKTYSLMNKKVVERWDLFNLKDPIDLMSPLSNLRESYRLSIAQSAIEIANLNSSRGNKNLKLYEIADVYNLKGIRDKRLSVLTSGEVFYQKAYNLNISSSYPYLKGILDEVLSIYQIDLNDLNIQNMSKPIDEIHPFINAQVKYKDILIGFIFKLSPRYEQANKLANTFVIELSLSEIEKLFERKNIIKEASKFQKTSRDVTMLLSVSDNYNEVIKNITKDINYLTHFSLLDIYQDETLANEQKSAISVGFEFNSNEKQLTDKEVSSEWQKILDKIKKLKIEVK